In Aliivibrio wodanis, a genomic segment contains:
- a CDS encoding sensor protein has translation MKWHKQGRCFVLLIGIVCALLSNTAVAQTQNVDVGVLATRGALEANHRWQPIMDWLSLNIPDTAFVLHPFTLSEMEQAVENKTVDFVITNPGQAVRLGRQFSLSWLATLNSANGNEQSGTTHAIGSAFVVRKDSSYQSIDSLSGYPLAAVNDNAFGGYLTMRYEINKLGLSQSHYFSNIQFLGFPLDALLYQLRDKHIEGAIVPVCLLERMSQEGLLNKENFRVIHNISPDGFSCATSTPLYPNWSFAKTGRAEKDLAKPITRALLSLPSSHPAAIAANSLGWTPAVSQLSVDKLYQGLDMHPLQKPWWQEAMSWLKRNQQWGWMLFILVIVLNGYHFLLEYRFSQSKRELENTLNSLKEKNTMLEHAQRVAIVGELGSSLAHEINQPLAAIRNYSQGGLLRIKKGKEAQELVPVLEKIEQQVIRADSIIQRLRALINKRVIAKSECDIKDIISDTLLLLDYDFKKKEIQIIQDNEQQSYPYWGDAVGLQQVLLNVLNNAADACLQWEEKEGTLAHKIWIETTMSEQNIKIVIRDNGIGLVDNNQPLSKAFVTTKENGLGLGLAICRDVIEDHNGTFLLQSAQPQGCQVTVTLPITGHNSAH, from the coding sequence ATGAAATGGCACAAGCAAGGTCGATGTTTTGTCCTATTAATAGGGATAGTTTGTGCATTGCTCTCCAACACGGCTGTTGCTCAAACTCAGAACGTGGATGTAGGTGTATTAGCTACACGAGGTGCGTTAGAAGCGAATCATCGTTGGCAACCGATAATGGATTGGCTATCTCTTAATATTCCTGACACGGCTTTTGTTCTACATCCATTTACTCTTTCTGAGATGGAACAGGCGGTAGAGAATAAAACCGTCGATTTTGTGATTACCAACCCTGGGCAAGCAGTACGACTTGGTCGTCAGTTTTCTTTATCTTGGCTTGCGACATTAAACAGCGCGAATGGTAATGAACAATCAGGTACCACTCATGCCATTGGCTCGGCTTTTGTTGTTCGAAAAGACTCTTCATATCAATCAATTGACTCTTTAAGTGGTTACCCTTTGGCGGCGGTCAATGATAATGCCTTTGGTGGTTATCTCACGATGCGGTATGAGATAAATAAACTGGGTTTAAGTCAATCTCATTATTTTTCTAATATTCAGTTTCTAGGCTTTCCTCTGGATGCGCTGCTCTATCAATTGCGAGATAAACACATTGAAGGAGCGATAGTCCCAGTGTGTTTACTAGAAAGAATGAGCCAAGAAGGTTTGCTTAATAAAGAGAATTTTCGAGTCATTCATAACATATCTCCTGACGGCTTTTCTTGTGCTACCTCAACACCGCTTTACCCAAATTGGTCGTTTGCAAAAACAGGTCGAGCGGAAAAAGATTTAGCGAAACCCATTACCAGAGCCTTACTGTCATTACCAAGTAGTCACCCTGCGGCTATAGCAGCAAACTCATTAGGCTGGACACCTGCAGTAAGCCAGTTATCGGTGGATAAATTATATCAAGGCTTAGATATGCATCCATTACAAAAACCGTGGTGGCAAGAGGCGATGTCATGGTTAAAGAGAAATCAACAATGGGGATGGATGCTATTTATTCTGGTGATCGTGCTCAATGGTTATCACTTTTTATTGGAATACCGGTTTAGTCAAAGTAAGCGAGAATTAGAGAATACACTTAACTCGTTAAAAGAAAAAAACACCATGCTAGAGCATGCACAGAGGGTGGCCATTGTCGGGGAATTAGGCAGCAGCTTAGCGCATGAAATTAACCAACCTTTAGCCGCGATTCGCAATTACAGCCAAGGTGGATTATTGCGAATAAAAAAAGGGAAAGAGGCACAAGAATTAGTCCCAGTATTAGAGAAAATCGAGCAGCAAGTGATACGTGCAGACAGCATTATTCAGCGCTTAAGAGCTTTAATCAATAAACGTGTCATCGCTAAATCTGAGTGTGATATTAAAGACATTATCTCAGATACGTTATTGCTGCTTGATTATGATTTTAAAAAGAAAGAGATTCAAATAATACAAGATAATGAACAGCAGAGTTACCCATATTGGGGTGATGCTGTCGGCTTACAACAAGTATTATTAAATGTGTTAAATAATGCGGCAGATGCCTGTTTACAGTGGGAAGAAAAAGAGGGTACTCTCGCTCATAAGATCTGGATAGAGACAACCATGAGTGAGCAGAATATTAAGATAGTCATTCGAGATAATGGCATTGGATTAGTTGATAATAATCAACCGTTATCAAAGGCCTTTGTCACAACTAAAGAGAATGGATTAGGGTTAGGCTTAGCAATCTGTCGTGATGTGATTGAAGACCATAATGGAACTTTTTTATTACAATCTGCTCAGCCACAAGGCTGCCAAGTCACAGTAACCTTGCCAATAACAGGTCATAATAGCGCGCATTAG
- a CDS encoding methyl-accepting chemotaxis protein, which translates to MKTITAKILTSLIIVMVIIASLVTATIQYRNNTLLTAEYDSHKAELKEQMHVILQEPVFVYDSTVSQAIIESFKKDPVITAIKVVDQRNQVLAQFSSNKKSDDNLLVDLVWNGEKIGSVEMELTTQPITDGLVQTFNQTLFTVLLLAILMAISIIVLLQKLVLTPLNEVKDVLADIAGGGGNLTARIPVKSEDEIGQLAGSFNGFIYTVQAIIKDMSVAALTLKDVSSTVAGIKDKTLVSTNTQMDLTTSSVTNIEQLDIATQEIANSTESTLIKATKACSVTAESRTAIKASIDNINALVSNLEHTANEVSHLKETSDNIGSVLDVIKGIAEQTNLLALNAAIEAARAGETGRGFAVVADEVRALASKTHDSTREIETIIIKLQTQAEASFQATQTSKNMVSETIEKSEQTGSALDHIALEITSINDMIMVISSACEEQSNVTANVSSDMNHLRNGANELEQDSQQLEHSIENLIEVGNTMVGQIERFKY; encoded by the coding sequence ATGAAAACAATTACCGCTAAAATTTTAACTTCATTAATCATTGTGATGGTGATCATCGCCTCATTAGTGACCGCAACAATACAGTATCGAAATAATACGTTACTTACAGCAGAATATGATTCTCATAAGGCAGAGCTTAAAGAGCAAATGCACGTTATCTTACAAGAACCTGTATTTGTGTATGATAGTACGGTGTCGCAAGCTATTATAGAATCATTCAAAAAAGATCCGGTAATCACGGCAATTAAAGTTGTTGATCAGCGTAATCAAGTGTTAGCACAATTTTCTTCTAATAAAAAAAGTGATGATAACCTGTTGGTTGATTTAGTTTGGAATGGAGAAAAAATTGGTTCTGTTGAAATGGAGTTAACCACACAACCTATAACCGACGGTTTGGTTCAAACATTCAATCAGACTTTATTTACCGTGTTATTACTTGCAATATTGATGGCGATATCTATTATCGTGTTATTACAAAAATTAGTATTAACACCACTGAACGAAGTGAAAGATGTACTAGCAGATATCGCGGGTGGTGGTGGTAACTTAACTGCTCGTATTCCTGTGAAATCTGAAGATGAAATTGGGCAACTTGCAGGCAGTTTTAATGGTTTTATCTATACCGTTCAAGCGATAATTAAAGATATGTCTGTGGCAGCCTTGACGCTTAAAGACGTCTCTTCAACCGTTGCTGGAATTAAAGATAAAACATTAGTAAGTACTAACACACAAATGGACTTAACAACGTCATCAGTGACCAATATTGAGCAGTTGGATATTGCAACTCAAGAGATTGCCAATAGCACTGAATCAACACTTATTAAGGCTACGAAAGCGTGTAGTGTTACTGCTGAAAGCCGCACCGCAATTAAAGCAAGTATTGATAATATCAACGCGTTAGTTTCTAACTTAGAGCATACTGCAAATGAAGTATCACATTTAAAAGAGACCAGTGATAATATTGGTAGTGTTTTAGATGTTATTAAAGGCATTGCAGAGCAAACGAATTTATTAGCATTAAATGCAGCGATTGAAGCAGCACGAGCGGGCGAGACTGGTCGTGGGTTTGCAGTGGTTGCTGATGAAGTTCGTGCACTAGCAAGTAAAACACATGACTCTACGCGAGAGATTGAAACCATTATTATTAAATTACAGACTCAAGCTGAAGCTTCTTTTCAAGCGACGCAAACCAGTAAAAATATGGTGTCTGAAACGATTGAAAAATCAGAGCAAACTGGATCAGCGCTTGATCACATAGCCCTGGAAATCACGAGTATTAATGACATGATTATGGTGATTTCAAGTGCCTGTGAAGAGCAATCGAATGTAACTGCGAATGTAAGTTCGGATATGAATCATTTACGTAATGGGGCGAATGAATTAGAGCAAGACAGTCAGCAGCTTGAACATTCGATTGAGAACTTGATTGAAGTAGGTAATACCATGGTTGGACAGATTGAGCGCTTTAAGTATTAA
- a CDS encoding molybdopterin oxidoreductase, protein MDNKRRQFLKSGLAVGGVGAFAAGYATTGTHMAHGVIDGTAGKKTNHIHHGNSLEPEYTVTENGKLIANPKQRVAPSMCFGCWTLCGLRVRIDNESDNILRISGNPYHPLSHEQQIPFNTSVKDAYIGMAGEAGLAGRSTACARGNGMMEIRNSPYRITQPLKRVGKRGEGKWIPISYEQLLKEVVEGGDLFGEGHVEGLREIRDIKTPLDPNNPEYGPKSNQLLVTNAGNEGRDDILKRFAFNSYGTRNFGHHGSYCGYAFRAGSGALMSDLDKFSHVKPDLEHTEFAIFIGMSPAQAGNPFKRQARQLAAARTRGNFEYTIITPSLPSGSSSLAAGDNNRWMPINSGTDSALVLGMIQWIITNERYNKTFLAQPSAAAMKHAGTAHWCNATHLVISDENHPRNGAFLRASEMGLPFEGKALSDSDPYVIIDAQSNEPSLNTQNEPATLFVSQQLETINGTITVKSSLQRLKEEAFKYDLAFYSEQCGISQKDIIALATKFTSHGTKAVVDTHGGNMHSNGFYNAYAILMLNALIGNINLKGGTMAKAGGYPTSAAGPRYNFAKFKGKVKPKGVFLSRSKFPYEKTSEYKRKIAAGQSPYPTRSPWYPISAPLLTEHLSAAIDGYPYRAKAWINHMANPLYGVPGLDNLLGEKLKDPKQLGLIVSVDAFINETTALSDYLVPDTVTYESWGMATPWHGVPTKAVTARWPIVEPLTEKTADGRSINLENFFIDIAKSMDLGGFGDNAMPDTQGNWHAIHSAEDFYLRSAANLAYTANGAPTATAEDIVLSGLERLVPEMQRVLTQEEFGKVAYIFARGGRFEDATEAYKNDEMKHKWKKPLSIWNEKVGTSRNTMTGEQYIGCPTWYPQKLADGTPLADKYPKAEWPFTLTNFKSNIHSAVSNLSPRLNSIKGVNPVYIHPTDAQKMGITTGDVFTITTPSSSTKALAMLVDGIQIGTLGFEHGFGHKELGERAHWIGDTQQPVKMKSNDGVNINDIGLIDPTREGKGVLLDWVVGAAARQALPAKIQIG, encoded by the coding sequence ATGGATAACAAACGTCGTCAGTTTTTAAAATCAGGCCTTGCTGTTGGTGGTGTAGGTGCTTTTGCAGCAGGATATGCAACCACAGGCACACACATGGCGCACGGTGTCATTGATGGAACCGCAGGTAAAAAAACTAATCATATTCATCATGGTAATTCACTAGAGCCAGAATACACGGTGACAGAAAATGGCAAATTGATTGCAAATCCAAAACAACGCGTAGCACCCTCTATGTGTTTTGGTTGTTGGACACTGTGTGGCTTACGTGTACGTATTGATAACGAAAGCGATAACATTTTACGTATCTCTGGTAATCCTTATCACCCTTTGTCTCATGAGCAACAGATCCCATTCAATACGTCAGTAAAAGACGCTTATATTGGCATGGCAGGTGAAGCAGGATTAGCCGGGCGTTCAACCGCTTGTGCTCGTGGTAACGGCATGATGGAGATCCGTAATAGCCCGTATCGTATTACTCAACCATTAAAACGTGTGGGTAAACGTGGCGAAGGAAAGTGGATTCCTATCAGCTATGAGCAACTCCTAAAAGAAGTGGTTGAAGGTGGCGATCTGTTTGGTGAAGGCCATGTCGAAGGCTTACGTGAGATCCGCGATATTAAAACACCATTAGATCCAAACAACCCTGAATATGGTCCAAAATCGAACCAACTATTAGTCACTAATGCTGGTAACGAAGGTCGTGATGATATTCTAAAACGCTTTGCTTTTAACAGCTATGGCACACGTAACTTTGGTCATCATGGCTCATATTGTGGTTATGCGTTCCGCGCAGGATCAGGAGCCTTAATGAGTGATCTCGATAAATTTTCTCATGTGAAACCAGATTTAGAACACACTGAATTTGCGATATTTATTGGCATGTCTCCTGCTCAAGCCGGTAATCCATTTAAACGTCAGGCTCGCCAATTAGCGGCAGCTCGTACTCGTGGCAATTTTGAGTACACCATCATCACACCAAGTTTGCCTTCTGGTTCATCAAGCCTAGCCGCTGGTGATAATAACCGTTGGATGCCAATTAACTCAGGGACGGATTCAGCTTTAGTACTGGGTATGATCCAATGGATCATCACTAACGAGCGTTATAACAAAACCTTCTTAGCGCAACCAAGTGCGGCTGCAATGAAACATGCCGGCACTGCCCATTGGTGTAATGCGACTCACCTTGTTATTAGTGATGAAAACCATCCTAGAAACGGCGCATTCTTACGCGCATCTGAAATGGGTCTCCCTTTTGAAGGTAAAGCACTGTCAGACAGTGATCCTTATGTCATTATTGATGCACAAAGTAATGAACCGTCACTCAATACGCAAAATGAACCTGCGACCTTATTTGTTAGCCAACAATTAGAGACAATTAATGGCACGATAACCGTCAAATCTTCTCTGCAACGTCTAAAAGAAGAAGCCTTTAAATATGACTTGGCTTTCTACAGTGAACAGTGTGGTATTTCACAAAAGGATATTATTGCTCTCGCGACTAAATTTACCAGTCATGGTACCAAAGCGGTGGTAGATACCCATGGTGGTAACATGCACAGCAATGGGTTCTATAATGCCTATGCAATTTTAATGCTTAACGCCCTTATCGGTAATATCAACCTAAAAGGCGGAACGATGGCAAAAGCAGGTGGATATCCAACCTCTGCAGCCGGCCCTCGTTATAATTTTGCTAAATTCAAAGGCAAAGTAAAACCAAAAGGCGTGTTCTTATCTCGCAGTAAATTCCCTTATGAGAAAACCAGTGAATACAAACGTAAAATAGCGGCAGGTCAATCGCCATATCCAACACGCTCACCTTGGTACCCTATATCAGCACCATTATTAACCGAACATTTATCGGCAGCGATTGATGGTTATCCGTACCGAGCAAAAGCATGGATTAATCACATGGCGAACCCTCTTTATGGGGTTCCAGGACTCGACAATTTATTGGGTGAGAAACTGAAAGATCCAAAACAACTCGGATTAATCGTCTCTGTCGATGCCTTTATTAACGAAACCACCGCTCTGTCTGATTATTTAGTACCAGATACAGTGACTTATGAAAGTTGGGGAATGGCAACACCGTGGCATGGCGTACCAACCAAAGCGGTGACAGCACGTTGGCCGATTGTTGAACCATTAACAGAAAAAACAGCCGATGGTCGCTCTATCAATCTAGAAAATTTCTTTATTGATATTGCAAAATCAATGGATCTTGGCGGTTTTGGTGACAATGCAATGCCTGATACTCAAGGTAATTGGCATGCAATTCACTCTGCAGAAGACTTCTATTTACGCTCAGCCGCAAACTTAGCGTATACGGCGAATGGCGCACCAACAGCCACGGCGGAAGACATTGTTCTTTCAGGATTAGAGCGCCTAGTCCCTGAGATGCAGCGAGTATTAACGCAAGAAGAGTTTGGTAAAGTCGCTTATATTTTTGCTCGTGGCGGCCGATTTGAAGACGCAACAGAAGCCTACAAAAACGATGAGATGAAGCATAAATGGAAAAAACCGCTCTCCATTTGGAATGAAAAAGTGGGAACGTCTCGCAATACCATGACAGGAGAGCAATATATTGGTTGTCCAACTTGGTATCCACAAAAGCTCGCCGATGGTACGCCGCTAGCGGATAAATACCCAAAGGCAGAGTGGCCATTTACGCTAACTAACTTTAAATCAAACATTCACAGTGCGGTGTCTAATTTATCACCTCGTTTGAATTCAATTAAAGGCGTAAACCCTGTTTATATTCATCCAACAGATGCCCAAAAAATGGGAATAACGACAGGCGATGTATTTACTATCACCACACCAAGTAGCTCAACCAAAGCGTTAGCTATGCTGGTAGATGGTATCCAAATCGGTACGCTTGGTTTTGAACACGGTTTTGGTCATAAAGAGCTTGGCGAACGTGCCCACTGGATTGGCGATACTCAGCAGCCCGTTAAAATGAAATCAAACGATGGCGTGAATATTAATGACATTGGATTGATTGACCCAACTCGTGAAGGTAAAGGCGTATTACTGGATTGGGTGGTAGGTGCGGCGGCAAGACAAGCGCTGCCTGCAAAAATCCAGATAGGATAA
- a CDS encoding 4Fe-4S ferredoxin iron-sulfur binding domain protein, producing the protein MDNTKRRFLNRLGTLTAGAAIIPVAGAGTLSANSIIRNNNQPDRKGMVGKRYAMVVDLRKCVGCQACTVGCSIENQAPIGQFRTTVKQYEVTLDNGNTDIQNVKSFMLPRLCNHCDNPPCVKVCPVQATFQREDGIVMVDNERCVACAYCVQACPYDARFINEETLTADKCTFCAHRLEKGLLPACVETCVGGARVIGDLNDPSSEIVRLMAENQADIKVLKPEEKTQPHVFYIGMDARFTSHIEGKAAIYDPKGENA; encoded by the coding sequence ATGGACAATACCAAACGTCGATTTCTCAATCGTCTTGGCACACTCACCGCAGGCGCTGCCATTATTCCTGTCGCAGGAGCTGGCACCTTATCAGCCAATAGCATTATCCGAAATAATAACCAACCGGATAGAAAAGGCATGGTGGGTAAACGCTACGCCATGGTGGTTGATTTACGTAAATGTGTGGGTTGCCAAGCCTGTACTGTCGGTTGCTCTATCGAAAACCAAGCGCCAATTGGCCAGTTCAGAACTACCGTTAAACAATACGAAGTAACATTAGATAATGGCAATACTGACATTCAGAATGTGAAATCATTCATGTTACCTCGTTTATGTAATCACTGTGATAATCCTCCTTGTGTCAAAGTCTGTCCTGTTCAAGCGACCTTTCAACGTGAAGATGGCATTGTCATGGTGGATAACGAGCGCTGTGTAGCTTGTGCTTACTGTGTTCAAGCTTGCCCTTATGATGCTCGATTTATTAACGAAGAAACCTTAACCGCTGATAAATGTACTTTCTGTGCGCATCGTTTAGAAAAAGGCCTACTTCCGGCATGTGTTGAAACCTGCGTTGGTGGCGCTCGTGTAATTGGTGACTTAAATGATCCAAGCAGTGAAATCGTGCGTTTAATGGCAGAAAACCAAGCGGACATTAAAGTACTCAAACCAGAAGAAAAAACACAACCACACGTCTTCTACATCGGGATGGATGCGCGTTTTACCTCTCACATTGAGGGAAAAGCGGCGATTTATGATCCAAAAGGAGAGAACGCATGA
- a CDS encoding putative exported protein, translating into MRNYFFAISLSVFSVCANAKTLNIPGKPSDDKLAITLVKEMVSRSDIYDNVHFYYGDAGDPPITKMTADLDLGHIDIAWSGTTSQFEQEMKAIYFPIYRGLLGMRLPIVERNKSSMFNNVNTWSQFVQYVPCQGKAWPDTTILEANGLTVAKSLKYPNMFPMLEGDRCDYFPRGVFEPFREVKTQSQYNLVVDTNVMLRYKMPYYLFTKKSNSELAEHISQIFTEMYNDGTFQTIFFADHEVREAMTLGGLSDRVIFDLNNPDLTESTKSIPSLYWFDPISGQ; encoded by the coding sequence ATGCGTAATTATTTTTTCGCGATAAGCCTCAGTGTTTTTAGTGTGTGTGCCAACGCGAAAACCCTCAATATTCCAGGAAAACCTAGCGATGATAAGTTAGCGATTACCTTAGTTAAAGAAATGGTTAGCCGCAGTGATATTTATGACAATGTGCATTTTTATTATGGTGACGCGGGTGACCCACCAATTACTAAAATGACTGCCGACTTAGATCTTGGCCATATTGATATCGCATGGTCAGGAACGACAAGCCAGTTTGAACAAGAGATGAAAGCGATTTATTTTCCTATTTATCGTGGTTTATTAGGGATGCGTTTACCTATTGTCGAACGTAATAAATCATCCATGTTTAACAATGTAAACACGTGGTCTCAATTTGTTCAATATGTACCTTGTCAGGGCAAAGCATGGCCAGATACCACTATTCTTGAAGCGAATGGTTTGACGGTTGCTAAAAGTTTAAAGTACCCAAATATGTTCCCGATGCTAGAGGGCGATCGCTGTGATTACTTTCCACGTGGTGTGTTTGAACCTTTCCGTGAAGTGAAAACCCAGTCTCAATATAATTTGGTGGTTGATACTAACGTGATGCTGCGTTACAAGATGCCTTATTACCTCTTTACCAAAAAATCTAATTCAGAACTAGCAGAGCATATTAGTCAAATATTCACTGAAATGTATAACGATGGTACTTTCCAAACTATTTTCTTTGCTGACCACGAAGTACGTGAAGCAATGACTCTTGGTGGGTTATCCGATCGCGTTATTTTTGATTTAAATAATCCAGATTTAACAGAAAGTACCAAATCAATTCCTTCTTTATATTGGTTTGATCCAATTTCAGGGCAATAA
- a CDS encoding polysulphide reductase, NrfD: MNITEVLIQPQATAWLPWAVQYFLYIGSSYAAAILFLLSLIFQQHTSHKMRSALVLTVAIGAIVGPLALTGDLHQPGRAWHFFFHLTPWSWMSLGSLFLPLFSALAVVTAWLYLRDDIAELKNSTNPIAKLVGLLTLGDWKITHTQMIIVAAITTLSGLSIALYTGAEIAIIESRPLWNQAASPILWFVTAFLGAIGFSSLLLFLFPSSDTDKTSMSEGDASLIKRTLVLSSVLSLILVPLWASNNPTFSLYENQAWITRLGLLSLGFIACFVVAQTLKNLNRASFIIITATTLFTSFYLRWVTMMDVQTIPKFDVGAYPYELPMGGAGLLGILGMFGLWMALALAASEIVNTKKTSLSTTTHTTK, encoded by the coding sequence ATGAACATCACAGAAGTCTTAATTCAGCCACAAGCGACCGCATGGCTACCGTGGGCTGTACAATATTTCTTATACATAGGTTCTTCTTACGCCGCGGCTATTCTCTTTTTATTGAGCTTGATATTTCAACAACATACAAGCCATAAAATGCGTTCAGCTCTGGTTTTAACGGTGGCTATTGGTGCTATTGTTGGCCCATTAGCATTAACTGGCGATCTACATCAACCGGGACGTGCATGGCATTTCTTCTTTCATCTGACTCCTTGGTCTTGGATGTCTCTTGGTTCGCTTTTCTTACCTCTGTTCTCTGCATTAGCGGTAGTTACGGCATGGCTGTATTTGCGCGATGATATTGCAGAGCTAAAAAACAGCACCAATCCTATCGCAAAACTCGTGGGTTTATTGACCTTGGGCGATTGGAAAATTACTCATACACAAATGATCATTGTCGCAGCCATCACTACCTTATCAGGACTAAGTATTGCTCTTTATACTGGCGCTGAAATTGCCATCATTGAGAGTCGCCCGTTATGGAATCAAGCCGCATCCCCTATTCTTTGGTTTGTTACGGCTTTTCTAGGAGCGATTGGCTTTAGTTCTTTATTGCTGTTTTTATTTCCCTCAAGCGATACAGACAAGACTTCAATGAGTGAGGGAGACGCCTCTCTTATCAAACGCACCTTGGTATTAAGCTCTGTGCTTTCTCTTATTTTAGTACCGTTATGGGCTTCAAATAATCCGACTTTTTCTTTATATGAAAACCAAGCATGGATCACTCGATTAGGCCTATTATCTCTTGGTTTTATTGCTTGTTTTGTTGTCGCTCAAACCTTAAAAAATCTTAACCGCGCAAGCTTCATCATTATCACTGCCACCACTCTGTTTACGAGTTTCTATTTACGTTGGGTAACCATGATGGATGTACAAACCATTCCAAAATTTGATGTTGGTGCATACCCATACGAACTACCAATGGGAGGCGCAGGTTTACTTGGCATCTTAGGTATGTTTGGTTTATGGATGGCACTCGCCTTAGCTGCATCCGAAATCGTGAATACGAAAAAAACCTCTCTTTCAACCACAACACACACAACAAAGTAG
- a CDS encoding transposase, ISAs1 family has translation MNKTNLFEQFLILSDPRQETKIAHNFFDILFLTLCSILCGSKGWKEIEAFGECNLEWLRNFREFENGVPSHDTIARTVSMVDPDEFSVCFAQWMKESIEHVDGRIKTIAIDGKSLRGTYDKERKTCLVHMVSAFAVEYGVVLGQVKTEEKSNEITAIPELLKLLDVKDAIVTIDAMGCQVKIAQQIVDQKGDYLLAVKGNQGRLNEAFNQHFNVVTLSKYDGPSYSTEEKAHGRTEKRMYFTCEPFDEFVDLAMEWPELKTLGIAVSHQMEGDDKAGEVSIRYYISSAELDAESFAHSARGHWGIESMHWSLDVSMREDECQILLGNGGQNFARFRHIELNLLKKNKGKDSVNLAQMKSLMNDEYREKLIFG, from the coding sequence ATGAATAAGACCAATCTATTTGAGCAATTTTTAATACTTTCAGACCCTCGACAAGAAACCAAGATAGCACATAACTTTTTCGATATCTTATTTCTTACTCTGTGCTCTATTCTTTGCGGAAGCAAAGGATGGAAAGAAATAGAAGCCTTCGGTGAGTGTAATTTGGAATGGTTACGTAACTTCAGAGAGTTTGAAAACGGTGTACCAAGTCATGACACCATCGCTAGAACAGTGAGTATGGTCGACCCTGATGAGTTTTCAGTTTGTTTTGCTCAATGGATGAAAGAATCGATTGAGCATGTTGATGGTCGTATAAAGACAATTGCGATTGATGGTAAATCTCTTCGTGGTACTTACGATAAAGAAAGAAAAACTTGCCTGGTTCATATGGTTAGCGCCTTCGCTGTTGAATATGGTGTCGTTCTTGGTCAAGTTAAAACAGAAGAAAAGTCTAACGAGATCACTGCGATACCAGAGCTCTTAAAACTACTTGATGTTAAAGACGCAATAGTGACAATTGATGCCATGGGTTGCCAAGTTAAAATAGCACAGCAAATTGTTGATCAAAAAGGAGATTATCTTCTTGCGGTTAAGGGAAATCAAGGCAGATTAAACGAAGCGTTTAATCAACATTTCAATGTTGTTACTTTAAGTAAGTATGATGGCCCAAGCTATTCTACAGAAGAAAAAGCGCACGGTAGAACAGAAAAAAGAATGTACTTCACTTGTGAACCTTTCGATGAATTTGTTGATTTAGCAATGGAGTGGCCAGAGTTAAAAACACTTGGTATTGCTGTTTCACATCAAATGGAAGGTGACGATAAAGCAGGTGAAGTAAGTATTCGTTACTATATCAGCTCTGCTGAATTAGATGCAGAGAGCTTTGCTCATTCTGCTCGTGGTCATTGGGGTATAGAATCGATGCACTGGTCTTTAGATGTCAGTATGCGAGAAGATGAATGCCAAATATTACTTGGAAATGGTGGTCAAAACTTCGCACGTTTTCGTCATATAGAGCTTAATTTACTGAAGAAAAATAAAGGTAAAGACAGCGTAAACTTAGCTCAAATGAAATCATTAATGAATGATGAGTACAGAGAAAAGCTAATTTTTGGTTAA
- a CDS encoding two component transcriptional regulator, LuxR family, translated as MSKINVPVYVVDDDESVRDSLVFMLEGHDFNVTTFEDGQAFIDGVDLSQPGCVVLDSRMPILRGQEVQLRLNQQQSPLSIIFLTGHGDVPMAVDALKLGAVDFFQKPVDGEKLALAIHKAITHSLTMYEYQANKRQFDALTEREMEILKLIVKGQRNQQIADKLCVAVRTIEVHRSSLMKKCQAKTVADLVMSFAKIK; from the coding sequence ATGTCAAAAATAAATGTGCCAGTCTATGTGGTTGACGACGATGAATCAGTTCGAGACTCATTAGTGTTTATGCTAGAAGGCCATGATTTTAACGTGACTACTTTTGAAGATGGACAGGCGTTTATTGATGGAGTGGATTTATCACAACCTGGCTGTGTGGTGCTTGATAGTCGAATGCCGATATTGAGAGGCCAAGAGGTTCAACTACGATTAAACCAACAACAGAGCCCATTGTCGATTATCTTCTTAACTGGTCATGGTGATGTCCCTATGGCCGTTGATGCGTTGAAGTTAGGTGCGGTTGATTTCTTTCAAAAGCCAGTGGATGGCGAAAAATTGGCTTTGGCGATTCATAAAGCGATAACGCATTCTTTAACCATGTATGAGTATCAAGCAAATAAAAGACAGTTTGATGCGCTAACAGAAAGAGAAATGGAGATTTTAAAACTCATCGTGAAAGGCCAGCGTAATCAACAAATTGCTGATAAATTATGCGTTGCAGTACGAACTATAGAAGTGCATCGTTCAAGTTTGATGAAAAAATGCCAAGCCAAAACCGTGGCAGATTTAGTGATGAGTTTTGCAAAGATAAAATAA